The Desulfonatronum lacustre DSM 10312 region AGGTCTTTGCTCGATCCGTGTATACACCCGGCCGTCCGGGGTGCGGGTCACCAACCTCCGATCCACGAGTTCGCGCCTGAGCAGGGCGTGGTCGCCGAAGCAGTGGCGCTCCTGCAGCCAGTCGCTGATCTCCCGCTCGGTCATGGAGGTCCTGGCCGGAAAGCGCGACCAGAGCGCCCACAGGCAGAACATGCGAAGGGTGAACTTCTTGGGCCAGCGGACGAGGCGCCCGTTGTCGTCGAACAGGCGCACCAGTTGCTTGACGAGCCGGTAGTCGACCTCGGCCTGGACAGGAGGAAAGGTTTGCAGGCTCGTGCCGGCCTCGTGCCGGGCCTTGAAGTGCTGGAAGTTGCGAAAGCCCCCAG contains the following coding sequences:
- a CDS encoding DUF2087 domain-containing protein, whose product is MSKNPLPFGVNDIGAFARSVRKSLDGLERSPSHVEMLNLLARAGGFRNFQHFKARHEAGTSLQTFPPVQAEVDYRLVKQLVRLFDDNGRLVRWPKKFTLRMFCLWALWSRFPARTSMTEREISDWLQERHCFGDHALLRRELVDRRLVTRTPDGRVYTRIEQRPPAEAAALFEQLRK